A stretch of DNA from Macrotis lagotis isolate mMagLag1 chromosome X, bilby.v1.9.chrom.fasta, whole genome shotgun sequence:
AGCAAATACCAAGGAACTTTTCCTGGGCCCCACTGGTGCCAACCAACAGTGTGCCAGCTTTGCTGACTCCTGAGCGTGTAGTTGTGTCTGGTTGTGACTCCAGGGACACAGACATGGGGGGAGACTGAGTcagcacaggctgggaaaatggaaCCTAGAAATATAGACACTCATCAATGTCCTGGAATGAGAAGACAAGGAGAACGTGCTTGGAGATCCTCCCTAGAGAAGAGAGgacaggagggaggaggaggttCAAGGAGGGGTCTGAGGCAGTCCTGACTTGAGCAGACAGTGAGCAGGAGGAGGCAGACAAGAGACCAGGCCATGGTGCAGGGGTCCAAGAGCTCTGCTCCCCAAAGAACACGCAGCTGCTCTGGCTCTGCCAAGGCCCTCTTATCTTCTCCCTGAAATTCGATGATTGAGTTGGGGGCTGAATGCAAATCTTTATATGTGCCTGAGCTTCCATAACCATCCCTGGGTCCTCCCTCTGGGGTCACATGTCCTATGAGGAGGGAGCATATTTCAGGGCATGTCAGTGGGATGTTGGTTTATCGAACCATCTGAGATGTCCCTCATGAGTGATCACAGGGCTCAGAGTAGCTACATTCACAGCCGCCGGGACTGATGCCCACCTGAGACCACCAGGCTCTGCCCATCACTGCCTGCCTTGGGTTAGTGCTTCACTGCCACCTACCAAGCAGAAGCCTCCTATACTCCCAAGCCTTGTCAGCAGCCCTCAGTGGTCCCACAACCAGACCTAGAACCCTGTTTGCTGCCCACCTGTTCTCAAGGCTCGCATCTACCCATGGAACAAATGGAAGTACTTACTTGTtgagtccggaggagggaactcaggccgacatcaatatgatgcataagctggttcgtttattgatcacaggatacatacttttatactctatatttacgtaaccaattatataagcgttttagcaagcattttttcacatgcatattcttgtgtatgtcttaggtgattgttttgagaaccaaacagtgttttgataaacagaatgcagattgttttgagaaccaaacagtgatttgataaacaaagtgcagaaggtaattatctcagaatgcgctatctatctgagcctgggaatacaccttgttagctcagacatgcagctgctcccttatctaagctctgaagtacatcttgcttgttaaagcacatcactatttctgtgttaacccttcatagctcttagcctggaatacatatgacaaaACACTTACTAACGATTGGACTGACTTAGTAAAAGAGATCAAGTCCTCATagcttgatttttgtctttcctgCCAATAGTTTTTGCAAAcacttgacttttttcctttttttcttacacTTTCTTCATGCATGCTCCACTGAGAACATCTTTTGTTTTGgttatatccccagcactttaAATGAATGGCAAAGAAATTGTCCTCAGTTCTGAAAGGGTCTTTTTTCCAGGTGTGTCAGGGGTACTTCTATCTTTCCTCATGTTCCTACAGAGGTTTTTCAAATGCCCTGATGTCATCAGCATAGACATGGAGGTCATGTCTCCATCAGGCTTTGAAGGTGATGGTGGCCTTCAGGGTGACTCTGGAACTGTGTGTAAATAGAATCCAGTTGGACAGATTCTGATAAAGAAGTCTGTCCCTTCACCCCCCCTCCTGCCATTGGAGTCTGGCAATAGCCTCAAGGCACAAAAACCTTTATAAGTGCTTCCTGCAGTAGAGCCATGCTAAGGACTGGCCTTCCAAATGGAAACTGAAGCCAGCCTCTGTTTTCAAGCAGTTCCCCTTCTGGAAGGTTTCAGCTGGGATCAAAGGGAAAGGTCCCATGGAGCTCAGGGGGCAACAGCAAAGCAGAAggtctttcctcttctttaatcAAAGTCCACCcgataaaattatgtaatatgtGACCGGAACCATTTTCAGAGATAAAGACCCTTGGTGGttagaactttcttttttggGTCTTCCAAAGTTTTGACTTCAGGACTTGTAGTTACCAGGCTGGATCTCCACGAAGTTATATCTCAGCCTTATGACTATGGACACTGGGTTGGGAGCATCAGGATCCATAAAGACTTGGGGTTCAATATACTGGACAGTGGTCCACCTGACTGAGGAAAAAGGTTGTTCAAGGTGCTGGTGGTAACCTGACTTGGTTGGAATCTGCTGTCTCCTGTCTTTCCCGCTGGGGAGTCAGCAACTTCCACCAGGTTGTCTCATGTGAACTGTGGGTGGCAGGGGGCAGACTTTGCTGAGGATGGCTAGTGCGCCTCCAGGAGAGTGACGTCCAGGGATGATGGCTGTGAGGACTGAGGGAGAACCGGGACTCCTGCTGTGGGGGAGGCTGCTGTTCCTTGGGGTTGTTTCTCTTTTGGTGGTAGTTATTAAGTAGTTGTTGCTGGTAGTGCTCGGGGTAAATGGGTAAGTTCTTCAAAGTGATCTTTCCCCTTAAGCATGGTTGTGAGGTCTCTATGAAGTGTCAAAGTATTGGAagctgagggaatgcccatcaactgaggactGACTGAACACGTTATGGTTTGTGCATGTTATGGAGCcttgttgttctgtaagaaaatatgaatatttgaaCTCTTGAGAAGCCCAGAAAAAATTACAGGAagggatgctgagtgaagtgagcagagtcaGGGGAACATTGACtgcattaacagcaacattgtgagaagatCAGCTGTGATGGACGCAGTTCCTCTCCTCAAGTCAATGATCCAGGACAGTCCTGAGagctgttatggaaaatgtcatccgtATCAGAGAAAAAAACTCAATTCTGAATGCAAGATGAAGGAGAATatactcacttttaaaaaataccaacTTCTGCTACATTTTCACTTTCCCACGGAACCCCCCCCTTTAATTGTAATCCCTCTTTTGTACATGTTCAGTGAGGAATGATGTTCAACACAGGTAGCATCAGGGAcaagaaagaaagccatgagataggaagggaaaCCATGAGAGAGATTTATAAAAAGTGAACCAAGCGTTCATTCAGATTGTGCTGTTTTGTTgggatttgctttgttttgtttttcgtAGTCTGCATGGGGTTAGccttgtccatagtcagtctccTTGggtgtcccagctctctgaactgccgagaggagctgcatccataaaggttgatcaagCCTGGCACAGTTCTGACCTCCTTTTCAAGATTTGGGGGAAGGTTTCCATGTGTGGGGTTCAGGCTGACATCAGGAGGCCCTAGTTAGGGTCTCATGTAGGTGCTCACCCTGCACAAGGAGGGTCTGCATCTGGCTCCAACGTCTCTATTCACacttccttcctgatttctctgcTTCCCCTTTAAAGTGATTCTGATCATGGGCTTATGAGCCCTGGCCAGTCTCCAAGGGGTCACCTTAGGCCAATAGTGCTGCTATTTGTGGGAGACAAGAGTCTCTGCTGGGGCAGCCAGATGGGGGCAGGGGCTCCCTCTCCCCCAGTTACATCCCCAAACCTGGAGGTTCAGCTGAACTTCTGCCATAGTATGAGTCTTCTCAGAGGACCCCATGGGAAGGGGGACTTGTGCTGGGTCCGGGGTCAGATGCACTGTGTTCCCGATCCTTTTATGTCACCCTACGTTTGACATCTAACTCCCCATGTAATTTTCTCTATAGAGAcactcagagagacagagagaaaaaaagaaacagaagtcagGGAGATGAAGATAGAAACTGAGAAAGACTCGCCTGAGTCCTGGCtggctgtggggggggggtatcAAGAACCAGGTTCCGGTGGGAAGCTGGGCCTGGGCTGGCACATGAGGTTTTTGTTCAACTTCCTCATTCAATCTACCACTGTGCTGAGGATAGCCACTGCCACTGCTATATGCTAGACAGTAGTAATCGGCTTCATCCTCAGGCTGGACGTTGCTGATGGACAAGTAGCGACTGGTACCAGAGCCGGAGCCAGAGAATCGGTCAGGGATCCCATCGCCCTTGCTTACACCTCCACTGCTGCTGACATACATGATATACCGAGGGGCCTTTCCTGGGCTCTGCTGGTGCCAAGTAATAGCATTACTACTGTACTGACTGCTGAGGGTGCAGGTGAGTTTGGCTGTGGCTCCCAGGGACACAGACATGTCAGGAGACTGAGTCACTCCAGATTGGGAGAAGGAACCTAGAAACACAGACACTCATGAATATCCTGGaatgagaagaggagaaaggtgcttggagagaggagagggggcagggagggaggaggagtgaTGAGGAGGGGTCCGAGGCAGCCCTGACCTGAGCAGAcagtgaggaggaggaggcagacaAGAGACCAGGCCATGATGCAGGGGCCCAAGAACTCTGCTCCTCAAAGAGCATACAGCTGGGCCTGGGCTCTGCCAGGTCCCTCTTATCCTGTCCCTGAAACCCCTTGCTATGGGTGGGGGCTGAATGCAAATCTGTGTCTGAACCTGGGTTTTCTTAACTATACCTTTCTCCTCCCTCCGGGGTCAGAGGTCCTATGGAGAAGGGACATATTTCATGGTAGTAAGGTGGGATGTTGGTAGACAAACCCAGGTGGGATGTCCACATGAGTGATCACAGGGCTCAGAGCTCGTAAGGACACAGCTGTGCTGAGCCCCCTGAACCACCAAGATCCCCGCACCCTCCCTGCCTGGTCTCCTCCAGTCCTGCACCTCCCCCTACTGACCAAAGGCCTCACATTCGCTCCAGCTTTGTAAGCAACACTCAGGTGACCCAAAGTCAGACAAGACCCCTGCTTGCTGCCCCCCAGTCCTCCAGGCTGGCATCTTCCCAGGGGACAAAAggaggtcctgactccagggaggacAGAACTAGTGTATATATCTAAATGGGATCAAGTCCTCACAGCTTGATTCTGTCTTTCCTCCCAATTGTTTGTCCAAAgacttggctttttttttgttctttctcattcCTCCTGATTCACTTATGCCCCACTGAGGACATCTGCTGGTTTGGTGATATCCCCAGGACTTTGAATTATTCTTGAGGAAATTGCAGCTGTCCTCCATTCTGAAGGGGTCTTTGGATACAGCCGTGTCAGCGGCACTTCTACCTTTGCTCTGGTTCCTTGAGAAATTTTTCAAATGCCATAATGTCAGCAGCAAAGACATAGAGGTCATGTCTccatcattgttttctttttttaatttttgcaaggcaaggggttcagtgacttgtccaaggccacacagctaggtaattattaagtgcctaaggccgggtttgatctcaggtcctcctggctccaaggctagtgttctatccactgcaccccctggCCGCCTCCATCAGTCCTTGCAGGTGATGGGGGCCTTCAAAGTGACTCAGGGAATATGTGTAAAAAGAGAGAATTCAGCTGTCAGATTCTGATAGAGAAATCTTCACCTTTCCCATCTGTGTCAGTGCAAAATAGATCAGCCACAGGAAATGACTGCACAGAATTCTGTTTCGAAGTGCTCTCTGTGGTCCGACCAGGCTAAGCCCCGGCCATCCAAATGAAAACCCGccctctgttctcaaggagctcccattctagAAGGTTTCAGCTGTTGGTCGCAGGGAGAGGTCCAATGTGGCTCAGGGGGTAGCAGCAAAGCACATGCTCATTCTTCTTATTCACCATAAGCTATGCTGAAGAAATTAGGTCAGTTTGGGGTGAGAGTCATTTTACTCAGCTAAAGACCCTTGgggcaagaattttcttttctgggttttccAAAGTAGCGCATAGAGGCCTTGTAGTTGCCAAAGTTCATCTCTACAAAGTGATCACTCAGCTTCATGACTATGGACACCGGCCTGGGAGCATCAGGATCACTCTAGTTTTCTGGATCAAGATGCTGGACCATGGTCCTCTTGACCTGAGGGAAGGGGGTCCAGGTGGTGATGGGGATCAGACTTGGCACCTGCtgcctcctcctttcccccacgGTTGTCAGCAACTTCAACTAGTTTGTCTCATCTGAGCTGTCGGTGGCCGTTGCTGAGGATGGCTAATAGTGCTTCCAGTGAATTCCAGGGATGATGATTGTGAAGACTGAGGTAGAACCAGGACTCCTGGTGTGGGAGAGGCTGTAGCTCCTTGGGGTTGTCTTTTGCTGGTAGTTGGTAAGTGGCTCCTGCTGCTGTACTGGTGAAGGTATGCCATTTCTCCAAAACGATCTCTCCCCTCTAGAATGTTTGTGGGTTCTTTATGtcgtggcaaagtattggaaattaagagaattcCCATGAACTGAGGAGTGACTCAGCACATTATGGTATCTGAATATTCTGGAgcctttgtgagatgatcagctgtgatggaTGCAGGTCCTATTGGCAGTTCAATGATCCTGGAAACTCTTGAGAGTGGTGTCAAAGAAAATACCATCCTCATTCAGGGAAATGACTGGATCCTGAATGCACGGCAAAGGACAccatgttcactttaaaaaaccaCCTTCTAtcacattttccctttctttctcatggttttttcccctttatcctaattcctcttttatATCATACTTAATAAGGAATTATGTCAGACACAATTAGGATAGGAGAAACggggaaaaaaacccatgagACTGGAATGGAAGCtacaattgaaatttttaaagagtGAAAATATTGTTCATTGAGATCCtggccttttgttttgttttcttttgatttctttgttggTTCTGCCAGGTCCCTCTTATATAAAAATGAGTTCCTTCCCTCATCCTCATTCCCCTTCAAAATAGTTTGTAATGATATtacatataaaagggaaaaattcaaaaatgaaaaatttcatgaaCACCTGGTACAATTTTGCACAGAAATACCCTTTTCTGCATTAAGCACCACTGGTACCAGTCAGCCAGGAGACCCTTTTCAGCTCTCCTTTCTATCTCCCCACCTCTCAATGCCTCAGTCTTAaataggattttctttttctttggggtCTTCTTGGAGTTCTTGCTGGGCTGACTCCTCAGTCTTATTGGTTTCTTTTCCCCTCTCAATATTATCTATgttggtttctttttctctttcttccttttttagttcCTCCTTTGCTTTCTGTTTTTTTGCCAAAAGACAATAATTGATGCCCATACCAATAAAGAGGTAGATGCCTGACACGATCAGGATGGCACCACAGGCCCAGTATGTATATTTGTAGTTTCCATACATATCACTGAGACGACCTAAAAGTGGTGGCCCTAGGAGGACAGGGCAGCACTCCATGATCGTCAACAAGCCCATGGCACTGGAGAATCTCTGGGTTTCAACAAGGTCCATTAGTGTTTCAAACAATAGTGAGCTGAGCCAGCCAAATGCGAATCCTAAGAATGCCGCATAGATAGCAAACCCAAAGTAAGTGGTGTTTAAGGGAACCAACAGGTGGCATATACCATTACTAATCACTGAGAGAGCAAAATAATACTGTATTTGAGGTGTCACCCACTTTGTGTTGGCTACAAGGCCCATGGAGGGTCTGGCTATCGTGTCAACAAAAGCTAAAATGGAGAGCTGAAAGGCAGCAGATTCTTTTGGTATACTCTGACTTTTGGCATAATTACTAAGAAAAACTAAGGGACTAAACAATCCAAAAAATATGAGCACATTGTAAGAGAGGTGCAGCAAAAAGGCTCTATGCTTGAACAGGGAAAAATCCAGGAACTTATTAATTGTTTGGAAGACAGAACGGTTCCCCTGCTTACTGTTTCCAGAAAGAACTCTACTGGCATCCCCAGAAACTTTCTGGCAGGACTTCTGCTTCCCTGTTTCCTGGAGGGCTTCTTTAGatgtttgtttttgatttggTTTGGGTCCTATTGGTCGCACAAGAGAGCCAGCCACACAGCAGTTGAGTAGCAAACTTCCAAGAATTAAGAAGCTGCCCCTCCagccaaagatatcaaagaaaatctGATTGATAGGGGCCAGGGTAGAGAGGAAAACAGGGCTCCCTGCCATGGCCAAGCCGTTTGCCAATGGGCGCTTTGGGTAGAAATATCTGGCGATCATAGTTAAGGCAGGATTTAAGTTGAAGGAGAGTCCAAGACCACCAATGACTCCAATACAAAAGTGCAGCTCCTGCAAAGCGTTACAGAATGAAGCAGCAACCAAAGCACATGCTGACGGGAAGCCACCACACATCATGACTGGTGGGCTGCCATACGTGGTCACCAGAATGCTGCTGATGGGGCCTCCTGCACAGGTAACAGCCAGCGTGATGGAAGATATCCATGACACTGGACTACTAGAGGCATTGACGATGGCTTCAATCTCTTTGAAGAATCCAGGAATGGATTTGGCAAATGCATAAGAGAAGCCAAGAGAAATGAAGGATCCGACAGCCACAACCCATCCCCAGCCTCCTTCTGGCGGGGTCTACCACTGGGGACCCCCAGCTGATGGGCCCATTTTAATCGGAGATGGATTTCAAACTTCAGTTCCAAAGACTTTGAGTCCAAGATTCCGTCTCCCAGGCCTTAAGGTATGTTTCTCCTCCCCTGGGGGCCGGACGCGGCAGCCCCTCGGGGTACCGAGGAGGAGGGTGATGGAGGGGGCTCCCTGGGCAGGGCTGGGAGGAGCTGGGGGTGCGTCCTCCTGCCCGTTCCAAGGCCGGTAAGGTGGGGGCGATTAGAGCGGGCGCTAAGCCGGGCCGGGGCTGCGGTCAAGGCCGGCCTCAGCCGCTCACCCATGGCCcggctgggtgaccttgggccagtcactcaGCCCCACGGCCTTAAGGGGCATTAAAAGCGGAAAGCCGGGCTGGAGGCGCCGGGCCTGGGCCCCGGGGGCCGCCCTCGCAGGCCCCACCTCGGGCCGTTTGGGGCCCCGACGGGGCGGGGGCCCCTCCCTGTGAGGCCCTGTGGCCCCGCGTCCTCACCTGGAACGCGAGTCGCAGGGGGCCCCGGGGGTCCAGCGCAGCCCCCCGGAGTGCGGCCCGCACTGATCGGGGCCGGGGGCCTCGCTTCCCCGGGGGTGACCCCCAGCCCGCCGGCTCCCCCCAAAGGTCAGGGCCGGGGCCCCTGGGGTCCGGAGGGCGCCACGTGGGCCGCGGCCGGGCCGAGGGAGGGGAAGGCGCCCCCCCCAGGGATGACATAGCCCCCCTCAGCTGCATGCATTGTCCCCACTCTCTGcactgctgggaggagctgcttccatccacACTGCTCCTCTCACCGTCTCCTTGCTGATGTGCAcgttgttctcttgcttctgcgcCCCTCTCTCAGCATCAGACCCCACAAGTCATTCTCTAGTCTGGCCACTTATGCTTTATTATAGAACAAAAGCATTCCATACTAGTCCTGTACCATAACGTGTTTAGCCATGCCCCAGTTGCTGGGcggcccctcaatttccaattctttgccactacaaaaggggctgccatgaatatttgggaacaattgttatgttttaaataatttgtggGCTCTagacctggaattggaattgttgggtgaAATGATATCaccacttttattgctctttggacatggttccatggctctccagaaaggttgggtcgattcacaactccaccagcaatgcatcagtgtcccaatcctcccacaacctctccaacattgatcatcctccctttttcctcatctgggctaatctattAGGTGTGAGTTGATATCTCTctgttgtaatttgcatttctgtggTCCATAGTGATGTGGAGCATTTTccctatgattatatatagctttaatttcttcatttgaaaccgttcatatccttttatcatttatcacttgggggatgactcataaatttgatgcaattctctctatatttagaaatgagacctttatcagaactcctgtttGTGAggactgtttcccagctttcttctttcctactaattttggcagcattgatttaattagtgcaaaagcttttcaatttaatatagttgaaatcattcattttgaagtttataaaatgctccaattcttgtttggtcataaatgtatccccttCCCATAGATGTCATAGATTATTTCTTGGTCGATTGATGCATCTATAGTGTCAGTCTCAATTTCTAAACCCTgttccattttgaccttattttagtagaCGGAGTGAGATGAGGATCTAGgcccagtttttgccatactaatttcccattttcccaacaattttggtCAAATTGTGAGTACTTACCCCAGAGGTTGATGGCTTTGGGTTTGTCGGATAGATCTTTGCTGTAGTCATTTCCTGCAGGTAATTTTGAAACTTTCCtgatccactgatccatgactctatttcttaatgaAGACCAGGTAGTTTTGGTGACCCCAGCTTTTtagtacagtttgagatctggtagagctcggccaccttcctttacattttttcccatcaggTTCCCTTGCTGTTGTTGCCCTTtcctgctccagatgaattttgtgactATTTTTCAAGCTTAGTAAGAATGGCATCATCTTCTCcattgtatgtgtatgtgcgtTTTGTGATCCTTCAGAATTGCTCTTTGCTATGGTTAATAGGCCAGGCTTAGGGTGATGAAGCAGACCATTAATAGAGCACCGTTTCCAGCTCTTCTTCCTGCCCAGATGACCAGGATAGTCCATCCCAACAGCTGCTCAGGCCCCTAAGAGGCTCCCGAATCCACACTGTTTCAGTCCAGTGACCTGATGACCTCGTGGTGCGGTTGGTTGACCTGTAGGGATCTCAGAGACCACCAAGGTTCAATGCCACATTTCCAGGGCAGAGAATGGGTTTCCACAGACCAACCCAAGGTCAGGCAGGGAGTGAGTGAGGGTCAGAAACAGGATTTCATGTCCACAGTCAGGGAGGTGAACTGTAACTCACCTCTAGAATGTGGATAGAATGATGAATAGAGCTCAGAGGAGGAGACGTTACTGagtaagggagacagagagagggccTGGGGGTGCCAGTGGGGCCAAGGAGGATCCCCCGTCCTCCACCAGCATCAGTGAGTACAGATGTGAGAGGGCCAATGCAGACGGTGCTGAAAAGGGTGGAGCGAGGCTGGGTCACAACAGGTAGAAGTTGGGGGAGAATGGTCCAGAGTGAAGTGAGGAGGGACAGGCCTAGAGAGCTTGGGGGGATGGCCTGGCAGAGAGCCTGCTCCCCACTACACTCTCCATCTCCTTCCTCAGAGCATGTCCTCTACTCTCCTCAATCCTTCCCTTCTGCCTCCCTCTGGAAGGAGAAGATGTGCTGCGGCAGGAAACAAGAACTGGGTGATGGTCCATTTCTCTTCCTCTAACTTTGACCTGAAGCTCATCATGTAATTTTCtgtacagagacagacagacagacacaacgAAACAGAGGTAGAAACAGAGCCAGGCAGATGAAGGCAGAGAAAGAGCCTAAGACTCGGCACAGCCCTAGCAGGTTGGGTGGGGGAGAAGAGTGTCAGGAACCTGGGGCCAGGGAAGAAGCTGGGCCTGGGCTGACAGGGGAGGCTGTTGTCCAACTTCCTCA
This window harbors:
- the LOC141497139 gene encoding LOW QUALITY PROTEIN: monocarboxylate transporter 1-like (The sequence of the model RefSeq protein was modified relative to this genomic sequence to represent the inferred CDS: substituted 1 base at 1 genomic stop codon): MGPSAGGPQWXTPPEGGWGWVVAVGSFISLGFSYAFAKSIPGFFKEIEAIVNASSSPVSWISSITLAVTCAGGPISSILVTTYGSPPVMMCGGFPSACALVAASFCNALQELHFCIGVIGGLGLSFNLNPALTMIARYFYPKRPLANGLAMAGSPVFLSTLAPINQIFFDIFGWRGSFLILGSLLLNCCVAGSLVRPIGPKPNQKQTSKEALQETGKQKSCQKVSGDASRVLSGNSKQGNRSVFQTINKFLDFSLFKHRAFLLHLSYNVLIFFGLFSPLVFLSNYAKSQSIPKESAAFQLSILAFVDTIARPSMGLVANTKWVTPQIQYYFALSVISNGICHLLVPLNTTYFGFAIYAAFLGFAFGWLSSLLFETLMDLVETQRFSSAMGLLTIMECCPVLLGPPLLGRLSDMYGNYKYTYWACGAILIVSGIYLFIGMGINYCLLAKKQKAKEELKKEEREKETNIDNIERGKETNKTEESAQQELQEDPKEKENPI